ATAGATTGATTGCTTTTTAAGGCATCGTTTAAGTTGCCATGCTTATCAATCTCTTTTTCGAACGGAAATTCTTTTAAGGAATAATCTTTTAATTTTCCAGAGCTTACGGCTTTCACAAATTTTAATTGCGAAAGTATTTTAGGCCCGAGATCATGATAGTGTAAAAAACCATCTTTCTCGTAGCCTACATTCACGAAGGCGGCGTTAAGCCCAGGAACAGTTTTACGTATTTTGGCAAGAAATATGTCGCCTACGGTAAAATTGTTATCCTCTTCCTCCTTGTGGAGCTCTATAAGTTTTCCATCTTTTAAAAGGGCAAAATCAACTTCTTGTGAACCGGACCTAATAAATAATTCGTAGTTCACTTTACATTAATTTTGTTGTTCCGAAGAAAAATTCGGAACTAATTAAACAATATTTTTCACAGATTTTATATAAAAATCCGGCGATACTGCACCAATCTAAAAGCCAGTTGCTGCAATGTCATTTTCAAAGAACGATCTTTTGTTTGTTTTTATTGAAAAGAATACCCAAAAGGGATTCTGTCCAAAACACTTTTAAAACAGAAAAAGTAGTTTAGAAACTACTTTTTCTTTTTGTGGCGGTTAGCGCGACGTCTTTTCTTGCGCTTGTGAGTCGCTACCTTATGTCTTTTTCTTTTTTTACCACTTGGCATACTAAAGTCTTTTTTAATGCCCCACAAAAGTGGAACGGGTTAGTTTTATTTTACGTCCACGTTAGTTTTTACACCTTCAACAAATACTTTTGCAGGTTTAAAAGCTGGAATATTGTGAGCCGGAATTTTAATAGTTGTGTTCTTTGAAATATTTCTTCCTGTTTTTTCGGCTCTTGTTTTAATAATAAAGCTTCCAAAACCTCTTAAATACACATTGTCTCCTCCTTCTAATGAATTTTTTACTTCTTCCATAAAGGTTTCAACAGTAGCTTGAACTTCATTCTTTTCCATTCCGAGCTTTTCTGAAATTTTCGCTACGATATCTGCTTTCGTCATTCTTGTAAATTTTAATTAATTATTCTTTTCTAGATTTTTTTTCAGACCGCAAATATACATATTTTAAAATCAATAATTCAAACCTTAATCCTTTAAAATTTAATGGGATATAGATTAATTTTACCCAATGCATAAAATAGCCCCTAATTTTTCCAAAAAGCTCATTGCGTGGTATATACAAAACAAGCGTGAACTGCCTTGGCGCAAAACAAAGAATCCGTACCATATTTGGCTGTCAGAAATTATTCTACAACAAACCCGAGTAGCGCAAGGATTGCCCTACTTTTTGAAATTTATTGAAGCCTATCCGCAAGTTGAAAATTTAGCCAATGCCCGCGAAGACGAAGTGCTTAAACTTTGGCAAGGTTTGGGTTATTATTCGCGTGCCCGAAACCTACATGCCACCGCAAAAATGGTGTGCCAAGAAATGAACGGGGTTTTTCCCGACAATTACAAAGACCTTTTAAAGTTAAAAGGCGTGGGCGATTACACAGCCAGTGCCATTGCTAGTATTGCGTTTAACCAACCCGAAGCGGTTGTAGATGGTAATGTTTATCGTGTTCTCTCTCGCTTTTTTGAAATCAACACTCCTATTAATACCACTGCCGGACAAAAAGAATTTAAACAACTCGCACAGCAACTTATAGATATAGATGAGCCCGGCACCTTTAACCAAGCCATTATGGAATTTGGCGCGCGGTACTGTGTGCCGCAAAACCCAGATTGCAATAATTGTATTTTTAACGATAGTTGTAAGGCTTTCCAGCAGAAAAATGTAGATCATCTTCCCGTTAAAATAAAGGCCAAACCCATTAAAAAAAGATTCTTCAATTATTTAGTTGTGCTTTCCAAAAATGAACACACCATGCTACAACAGCGCACGGGAAAAGGAATTTGGCAGCAGTTATACCAATTTCCTTTAATTGAAACTTCGGAAGAAGTAAATCTTCGTTCCCTTACAAAACATACGCAATTTCAAACATTTTGCAAAAATCTACAAATCGATACTATTTCACTATTTAATGAAACGCCAATCGTTCACAAACTTTCGCATCAACATTTAAGCACACGGTTTTGGATCGTTGAAACGTTGGAGGAAAATGAAAATACAATTCCAATTTCCAACGTAAAAGATTACGCAGTTCCCGTTTTAATTGCAGATTTTGTCTCGGAGTTTTTTGAGAATTACTGATGTTCGGTTACCTTACATAATGCGGCAGGAAATCATTTTATATAAAATTTTAAAAATTCCGTATATTTAAAACGCAAAATCTACCTTTGCACAAATTAAAAAAACAATAGTTATGAGTGGAACATTAAACAAAGTAATGTTGATTGGGCATACCGGAGATGATGTAAAAATGCATTATTTTGAAGGCGGCAATAGCTTGGGCCGTTTTCCGCTTGCTACCAACGAAACCTATACCAATAAAACAACAAACGAGCGCGTAACAAACACAGAATGGCACAATGTTGTAGTGCGAAACAAAGCAGCAGAAATTTGCGAAAAATATTTAAAAAAAGGCGATATGGTCTATATTGAAGGTCGCCTAAAAACTCGCAAATGGCAGGACGATAAAGGCATGGACAGATACAGTACCGAAATTCACTGTACAGATTTTACTTTTTTATCTCCCAAGAGTGACAGCGCAAACTCTGGAACTGGCAATACCGCGCAAACTACTCAGAAAACACAGTCTGCAGCACAACCGCAAACAAACAATCAAGTTTCTGATGAAGAGGACGATCTTCCTTTTTAATGTTTAACTAAAATAATCAACTTGGATACTGACCCCCCTGGTTTACTATATTTTCTTACCGTTTTGGATTTTTCCCAAATATTAAGTACTGTTTTACTGTTTGTACTTTTGGCGTGCTCAGCCTTGATTTCTGGTGCCGAAGTGGCTTTCTTTTCGCTAACATCATCTGATTTTGAAACTAATGACGAAAAATCAATCGCCAAAAAATTAGGCATCGTACAGCGCTTACTAGCAAAGCCCAAAAAGTTATTAGCCACTATTTTGGTAGCAAATAATTTTATTAACATAGCCATTGTATTGCTTTTTGAGTCGTTGAGCACTATTTGGTTTGCCAGATGGGACTATTCCCTCAATCTGCATTATTTTGAACTAAGCGTAGTATTCCTTTTAAAAGTAGTTGTAGTTACTTTTTTAATCTTGCTTTTTGGCGAAATCCTTCCAAAAATATATGCCAATCGCAACCGGATTTCATTTGCAGTTTTTATGGCGCAGCCGCTAAATGTATTAGATACATTGTTATCGCCAATTAGCTCGCCAATGCGTTCTGCCACATTGTATCTTCACGATCGGTACGGCAAACAAAAATCTAATATAAGTGTAGATCATCTATCGCAAGCGCTAGAGCTTTCTAATCAGGATACCACTTTTGAGGAACAAAAAATCCTTCAAGGTATTGTTACCTTCGGAAACACCGACACCAAACAGGTAATGAAAAACCGAATGGACATTTTTGCACTTAACGAAGAGCAACCTTTTAAAGAAATTCTGCCAGAAATTATTCAACGAGGTTATTCCCGGATTCCTGTTTACAAAGACAGCATAGACAATATTACCGGAATTTTATATGTAAAGGATTTAATTCCGTTTACAGATAGAAAAATACTAGACTGGAAAACCCTAAAGCGCGAAGCCTATTTTGTTCCCGAAAATAAAAAGCTGGACGATTTACTGAATGAGTTTAAAGAAATGAAAATGCACCTCGCCATTGTTGTTGATGAATACGGCGGTACGAGCGGCTTGATTTCCTTAGAAGATATTATTGAAGAAATTGTTGGTGAAATTAGCGATGAATTTGACGATGAAGATTTAATTTTTTCAAAATTGGACGATCATACCTATGTTTTTGAAGGAAAAACACCACTAAAAGATTTCTATAAAGTAATAAAACTTGAAAATCCAGAAATTTTTGAAGACGAAAAAGGTGAAGCCGAAACGCTTGCCGGGTTTCTATTAGAAATTTCAAAAGGCTTTCCCAAGAAAAACGAAGTAATATCTTTCAACAATTATGCGTTTACCATTGAGGCGTTTGAGGGCAAGCGCATCAAACAAATAAAACTTACCATTGAAAATTAATAACTTCTATATTACTTTATTTATAAGCTTTTTTACCCTTGCATCCTGTCAAGATAATACGTTGGTAAAACCTGCGGCTATGTTGCGTTTAGAATATCCACAACCCCAGTACCGTACCGTTTCCACAGACTGTCCCTATTCTTTTTCGGTGAATCACATTACAACGCTCGTCCAGAAAAACAACTGCGGCATAAATATTACGTATCCAGAAATGAAGGCCACCTTGTATTTAACCTACCAAGATGTACGAAAAAACAATTTAGATTCACTCTTGCAAGATGCGCAAAAATTAGCATATGACCATACTATAAAGGCAAATAGCATCCCCGAGCAGCCCTATGTAAATCCAGACAAAAACGTATACGGCATGTTCTATATGATTAATGGAAATGCAGCCACCCAAGCAGAATTTTATGTTACGGACAGTACAAATCATTTTTTAAACGGAGCCTTATATTTTGATGCAAAACCAAATTTTGATTCCATCTATCCTGCCGTAGTTTATTTACGCGAAGACATTCGTAAACTAATGGAAACCATTACGTGGCAGTAGCCTAATATAGCTTGTAAATAAAAAGTTAACAAACCATTTACAAATGGTTCGGCAACTTTTCGTAACTTTTGGGTGTAAAAACCACCACTATGTTTAAAGTATATTCTCGTTATGGCGTTTGGATTGCAATAGCCTTAATTGCATATTTCCTTCTCTTAAAATTAATAGGTCTTCACCAATACCCTGAATTAAGTTCGGTTAATGGTTTAATTTTTGGCTTTGGTATTTATATGGCAATGAAAAATTACGCAACAGGAGAAAACAACTTTAAATACGAAAAGGGCTTTGAGGTAGGTTTATTTTCAGGCGGAATAGCTTCAATTCTTTTTACGCTATTTATGGCAATCTATATGTACCAAATAGATACCGAATTTTCCGCTGGAATTATGGACCGATGGAATTTGGAATACAGCATGGGAACACTTATGTTAATACTTTCTATTTTAATTATGGGCTTTGCCACAAGTATTGTTTTAACACTCACCTTTATGCAACTTCTCAAAAAATCTTGGAACACACAAGACGGAAATAGGCACACCATCAAATAAATGCAGGGAAATGGCCTTCCAGCTTTTATTTACTTGCAGGCAGATACAAAAATCTAAAACAAAACACTTTGCACACTTAGTTCTGAAAAGATTAAAGAAAAACACTTTGCTGTTTCCAATTTAAAAATTATATTTGCAGCCCCCTACGCAAACCGTATTTGCTTCGGAAGTTACCGCCTCCGTAAACGTTAGGGAAATATAAGTTTAACTAATTTTATAAACGATTCGCTATGTACGCAATTGTAGAGATAGCAGGGCAGCAAGTAAAAGTTGCGAAAGACCAAAAGGTTTTTGTTAATCGTTTGCCAGTAGAAGAAGGAAAAAAAGTGTCTTTTGACAATGTACTTCTTATTGGTGACGGAGACAATATTACCATTGGCGCCCCGGCTATAAACGGCGCTCAAATAGGAGCAAAAGTCGTAAAGCACCTTAAAGGTGACAAAGTTATAGTATTCAAAAAGAAACGCCGAAAAGGATACCGTGTTAAAAACGGACACCGTCAGGCCCTTTCTGAAATTGTAATTGAAAGCATTGTAGCTTCAGGAGCTACACCAGCTAAAAAGGAAACAGCCAAAAAAGCTGCTCCAAAACCTGCCCGTCCGTCAGGCGGGAAAGAAACTAAAGCAGCTGCTCCAAAAGCAGAAGCTAAAAAGGCACCTGCAAAAAAAGCCGCTCCAAAAGCTGCAAAAGCAGATGATCTTAAAAAGATTGAAGGTGTTGGACCTAAAGCTGCAGAAGCTATGGTTGCTGCCGGATTGGATACTTTTGCGAAAGTTGCAAAGGCAAAACCAGAGGCTATCGCAACTATTCTTTCTGAAGCAAGTTCAAACCTTGCTCATTTAGTTACCGATACTTGGCCAAAACAAGCTAAATTAGCTGCAGATGGCAAGTGGGATGAATTAAAAGAATTGCAAGACAATTTAGACGGTGGGGTTGAAAAATAATCTCGCTAACGTATAATATTTAAAACCGAAACAAAATGGCTCACAAAAAAGGAGTTGGTAGTTCCAAAAACGGTCGCGAATCCGAATCGAAACGTTTAGGCGTTAAGATTTTTGGAGGCCAGGCCGCTATTGCCGGAAATATCATTGTAAGACAAAGAGGATATACACATCACCCAGGTGAAAATGTATATGGTGGTAAAGACCACACCCTTCACGCGCAAGTAGACGGGGTAGTGAAATTCACCAAAAAGAAAGATAACAGAAGTTACGTTTCTATCGTTCCAAACGCAGAAGCATAATAACAATTTTGTTTAAAAATAAAAAAACCTTCACCACGCTGTGAAGGTTTTTTTATTTTACCAAGTGAGCCTGAAAGTCTGAAAATGAAACTTGGTGCTTTAAAAGTGTCCATTTTGAAATCTCTGGGTAGTGCGTGCATATAAAATCTGAAGGTTCCGTTAAAAACCAAAAATCGTCTGTTCCATTTTTATTGCCATAACTTATAGCCCAAGTAATGTCTAGCAATTGCCACTGGCCATCGAGTTTTACGGCATTCCAGGTATGATTTGGCGTCTTGCTCTTTCTACTCTTTCGGGAATAATCTCGTGTAAATCCATGAATTACTTCAGCAGAAACCCCCACATCGATACAAAGATTTTTAAACAGAAAAGCGTACCCACCACAAAGCGCTTTGTTTCTTTCCAAAACCTTTTTTATTACATTATTTTCTGAAGTATATATTGTGTTTTGAAGCATTTTGCTCAGTCGCAATTCATGGTCGTAAGCAATATTGGCGGCAATCCAAGTATAAATTGAAATTACTTTTTGCCTATCTGTAGTAGCATTTTTGGTTATGACATGCGCCAACTTTAAAGTTGAAAATTGTGAAGAAATTTCACCCTTTGCAACACGTTCTTCATTGTTGCTATTTCTTCCAATAACAGGGCCTATCTGTGCCGAAGTACTAATTCCGAAAAAAATATAAAACAATAGAATAAAGCCTTTTTGCATAAATATCAATCAATTTATGAGAAAACGGATTTATTATAATTATATTGAATATAAAGGTGTTAAAACTTATTTAACCAATTCTAACAATTCATTTTCCGAAACATTCAACAGCCCCACTTTTGGTAAACGCCGGGTTAATTCTCTCCAGTTTTTATCCTTTTCATAAATTTTACCAAGCATTTCGGCAGCTCGTTCAAATTGTTTATCATTTGCCAAGGTTATGGCAGTCCAAAATTGCATTTCAAGATTTTCAGGAAACATTTTCATGGCAGCATTATATTGGGCCATTGCTTTTTTCATTTCATTTTTTTCAACATATACATCGCCCTGATTCATGTGTTCATACGCTCGAAATACGTTCAAAAGCCTATCTAATTCCTTTACAGGATTTTCGTTGTCATCTACTCGCAAATCTAGTAGTACGTCGTTCCATGGCTCATCCGTAGCTTCTGGAGCAACAATTAGTAGCGCCGCAGATTGCTTTCCACGAATATCGCCCCCTGAATTTTGGGCAGCGAGTAAAACCTGTACCATCCTTTCTGCTAGCGGCAATTTATTGTATGTTTTCCAGGCTTTTTCCATGGCAGGAACAACCTTATCATTAAGCATCATATTTGCCTGTATTGAAAAGTTTTCACCATTTGCATGGCTGGCATAAACAATACAATTTTTTCCCGTATGTGTTGCAACTCTTCCTTTGGAATCTAGAATTGCAACTTGTCGAAAATCGCGGCCCTCATCGTCGCTCAACAAAATGTCCATTGCCTGTTGCGGAGATTTTCCTTGTTTTAACAAATCCAATCCCCGAATACCGAAAGATCTATTGGTAAATGATTGTGTTGCAACTACACCAACTCCGGCTTCGCCCCAGGAAACACCTGTGCCAACGCTAAACCAATGACTTTGAACGGCCACCGCCATTTCTCCTGTATTCGCATCGCGTGCAACAATAGAATAGGTATGTGCCAAAGGATCGTTAGGCTTTGTAGATTGGGCCATAGTGGTAAAAATTGAAAAAAGTCCGAAGTATAAAAGAAATGATTTCATCGATGTGTTTTTTTGAGTATTTAAAGATAAATTTTTATTTCAAAAAACAACAACATGTTATATAGCATCTGTTGAAATTGCTATTTCAATAATTTATAATTAAATTCTTACTTAGCTCTAAAAAAATACTATCCGCTCTCAATTTCGTTATATTTTAGTATATTTAGAAACCTCACTCACAACACATCTTTTTATCTTGAAGTATCTTACCTCCATAGTGTTACTAATTTCCTGGTTAGGATTTGCACAAATTAATCCGGACACTGTTTCCCAAAAAACCGCGAATGATATTGCTGTACTGAAAGATTCATTAATAGCACTGCAGCAACATACGCATACCTTATTGTTTAGAGGAAAATATGATTCTGTAATACTCTCTTCCATTCATAATATTAAGTTCGCTGAAGATATTGGAGATATTGAAAACGCCTATTATTCCCGATATATGATGGCAGCCGCCTTTATGCATTTAGAAGATTTTAAAAATGCCCATCTCTATGGAGAGGACTACTTAAAATTTACCAAAAAAACTACCGATAACCTTAAGATGGCACGCGCATATAATTTTATTGGAACACTGTATCTTACTGAAAAAAAATACGATTCTGCCCTACCATTTTTTGTAAAATCCTTGCCACTTTCCCTCCGTAGAAAAGACACACTAGCTGTTTCAATAGTGTATTATAATCTATCGAAAATTTATCTTAATCAAGGTCAAAACAAAAAAGCACAGAACTATTTTAAGTTGGCAAAAAAAGGCATTACAGCCGTGGATTACAAGCGTATGCAAACCGACATGAAGTTACTTGAAGGGAAATTGCAGCGCGCTTTAAACAATCCGATTAGAGCCATTGAAAATTTTAATGAAGCTATTGCATCTACAAAAAATGGCGTTTTTTTAGACGATACGTTAATTGAAGTGTATTTAGAATACAGCAATACTCTTTATAGCCTAAACCGCTTTAAAGAGGCTTATTTAATGCGGAAAAAATTTGACAGTATTACACAAATTCGGTTTGAAAAAGAAAAGCTAATGGCCATTCAAAATGCAGCCGCACAGTTTAGTGTAAAAGAGTATAAAGAGCAAGCCCAAAAAGCCGAATTAGAGAAAAAATTAATTTCGGAAAGAGCCATGGTAAGCAATCTTCTGCTTTTCTTTTTTATTGGAACAGCAATTATTATGGGGCTTTTTTTAATTATTCTGTTTAGATCACATATGGGTAGAAAAAAGCTCACGCAATCTTTAAAAGAAAAAAACCAACAATTATTAAAAGCAAAGCAGGAAGCAGAAGAATTGGCAATGGCCAAAAGTAAGTTCTTTAGCACCGTAAGCCACGAATTGCGCACCCCGCTTTACGGTGTTATAGGGCTAGCCACAGCTCTGCTAGAAGACAAATCGCTTAAAAGTCACCAGACAGATTTAAAGCATCTAAAATTTTCTGCAGATTATCTTTTGGCACTTATTAACGATGTTTTACAAATAAGTAAGCTCGAATCTAACACCTTGAAAGAGGTTAAAACATCATTTAATTTAAATGAATTAATCCAGTCTATTGTTTCGTCGTTTCAGTATGCTCTAATGCAGAACAAAAACAAAATCCACGTATCAATATCAGAAAATATACCCCAGAACTTGGTTGGAGATCGCGTTAGACTATCGCAAATTCTTATGAATTTGGTAGGCAATGCCGTGAAATTCACCTCGAAAGGAAATATTTACATTTTGGCACAAATGGAGTCCATTTCCAACAATAAAGTAACTATAAAATTTAGCGTTGAAGATACTGGCGTCGGAATTCCGAAAGAAAAACAAAAGGCAATTTTTGAGGAATTTCAACAAGTAGATTCAGAAAATTCTAAAATACAAGGCACTGGACTTGGGCTAACTATTGTTAAAAAATTGCTGGAAGCCTCAAATGCCACTATTAGTTTAGAAAGCGAACCAGGTAAGGGTGCTACGTTTAGCTTTGCATTGACGTTCGGTATCCATAAGCAATCGTTGGAAAGCGAAACAGCGCACGATTACAACGTTTTGCGCGGCAAAAAAATACTTGTGGTGGATGATAATAGAATTAACCAGATAGTAACACAGAAAATAGTTGAAAAATACGGAATGCATTGCACCATTGCCGATAGTGGTAATATTGCCATTGAAAAATTAAAAACCAATATGTTCGATTTAGTATTGATGGATATTAATATGCCCGGTAAAGATGGAATGGAAACCACTAAAGAAATTAGAAAATTCAATAAAACTATTCCAATAGTGGCCTTAACAGCCATTGAAGTTGAAGAAATGAGAACCAAAATTGCGGCCTCAGGAATGAATGCCATAATTGCTAAACCCTACGACACAGAAGAATTTTTGAAAATTATCCATAACAATCTCATTAACGAAGTAGAACTAACTAATCAGAATGAAAAATTTTCTACGTAAAAATAGTACTGTCTTATTTCTTGACTATTTTTTTTACATAGCAATCACCGTTTATATCGTATATTTTCAAAAAGTATAAACCCACCCTCGTTTTCGATATATTGATTGTATTTTGATGCGATTCTTTTGAAACAAGCTGCCCTAATTGATTGTATATTTCTAACTTAACAATTTCCGTTGGCGATTTAACCGTTAAAATACCCGATGTTGGATTAGGATAAATAATAAATTCATCTAGATTATTTTCAGCTACGGACAAGGGGCCTAAGTTTTCGTACCAAGCAATTTTATCATCACCGTTTGAAGTAGATAGTACATCTATATCGCCATCGCCATCCATATCTGCAGCAAATACAGATGTTGGATATATTACATTTGATGTTACTATTTGTTGAGGGCCAAAAGTGCCTTGGCCGTCTATATTTTCAAACCAAGTTACCAAATTTGGGTTACTGGATAAGGAGAGTACGTCCATATCGCCATCGCCATCAACATCTTCAGAAAAAACACTTCTATTGAAATTTGCACTCGCCGAAATAATAATTTGTGGTCCAAAATTTCCCAGTCCATCCAAATTTTCATACCACGCCACTTTATCGTCAGCGCTAGATGCTGAAAGCACATCCATATCGCCATCACCGTCAAGGTCTGAGGCATATACCGAGGTTGCATAATCGGTCTCGGTAGAAATTATCTGTTGCGGGCCAAAAGTGCCCAAGCCGTCGGTGTTTTCATACCAGGTAATCATATCACCTTCCAAGGCAGCAGCCAGCACGTCATTATCGCCATCGCCATCTACATCAACAGCATAAATGGAAGAGGGATGATCTGCATTTAGCGTTATTAATTGTTGGGGACCAAAATTTCCTTGGCCGTCCAGGTTTTCATGCCAAACAATTTGGCTATCTCCTCCAGTAGAGGAAACAATATCCAGATCTCCATCGCGGTCTATGTCTATTGCACCGAGACTTAAACCAATGGCCATACCGCTGGATACTATTTGTGGCGGCCCGAAGCTTCCTTGCCCATCGAGGTTCTCGTGCCAAGCTATATTATAGTCATCTCTTGAAGTAGAGAGCACATCCATATCGCCATCACCATCAACATCTGCCGCCCTAACAAATCCCGCGCCATTTAAGTTAACAACAATTATGTTCTGAATACCGAAAGTTCCCAGCCCATCGAGGTTTTCGTACCACGCAATTTTATTATCAATACTCGATGCTGAAATTGCATCCAAATCGCCATCACCATCAAGGTCAGCAGGATATACGGAAAGTGGAAAAACGGCTTGAACAACAATGTTATTAAACTGTCCAAAACTGCCCAAACCATCTAGATTTTCGTGCCACGCAACAAGGTCATCATAAAGCGAGGCAAAAACAACATCTTTATCACCATCGTCATCAATATCTGTAGCGTGAGCCCAAACTGCAGTTTGAATATTTGAATTAATCATCCGTTGAGGACCAAAACTGCCCAACCCATCAATATTTTCATACCATCTTATTTGATCGATTCCTGTAGAGAGCACATCCATGTCACCATCGCCATCAATATCACTTGCAGATACTTGATGTAATGGAATATTATCTAAAGAATCGTCTATTTCGTGGGATGCAAAAACACCTTGTCCATCTGTATTCTCAAACCAAATTGTTTTATTGAAAACCCCAATAAAATCAACATCATCAGCAGAAACACATACTATATCCATATCGCCATCCAAATCAAAATCTGCAGCGTAAATAGAAATTGGAGCCAAAAAATCGGTGTTTATTATTTGTTGGCCGCCAAAGGCGCCCATTCCGTCTGTATTTTCATACCAAGCTATTTTATCATCCAAATATGATGCGGACAGCACATCCTGATCGCCGTCGCCATCAATATCAGCAGTGTGGACTGATAATGCTCCATTAGCATTTGAGGTGATTATTTGTTCTGAGCTGAAATTTCCTAAGCCATCTAAATTTTTATACCAAGCAATTTTATTATCATTACTAGATGCAGAAAGTACATCCACATCACCATCGCCATCGATATCGGCAGTATAAACCATTCTAGCTCCATTTGCGTTTGTTGAAATTATCTTCTCGGGGCCAAAAGCACCTTGGCCATTAGTGTTTTCATACCAAGCTATTTTCTTGTCTTCA
This region of Aequorivita marisscotiae genomic DNA includes:
- a CDS encoding T9SS type A sorting domain-containing protein, whose product is MFAKLPFVILLLICGSISAQIQFQDHVIIDDTFLPNGPFSVHSADIDGDGDMDLLSASRDDDKIAWYKNDGLGNFQTQQAISTNANLAISVYAADIDGDGDMDVLSASYEDKKIAWYENTNGQGAFGPEKIISTNANGARMVYTADIDGDGDVDVLSASSNDNKIAWYKNLDGLGNFSSEQIITSNANGALSVHTADIDGDGDQDVLSASYLDDKIAWYENTDGMGAFGGQQIINTDFLAPISIYAADFDLDGDMDIVCVSADDVDFIGVFNKTIWFENTDGQGVFASHEIDDSLDNIPLHQVSASDIDGDGDMDVLSTGIDQIRWYENIDGLGSFGPQRMINSNIQTAVWAHATDIDDDGDKDVVFASLYDDLVAWHENLDGLGSFGQFNNIVVQAVFPLSVYPADLDGDGDLDAISASSIDNKIAWYENLDGLGTFGIQNIIVVNLNGAGFVRAADVDGDGDMDVLSTSRDDYNIAWHENLDGQGSFGPPQIVSSGMAIGLSLGAIDIDRDGDLDIVSSTGGDSQIVWHENLDGQGNFGPQQLITLNADHPSSIYAVDVDGDGDNDVLAAALEGDMITWYENTDGLGTFGPQQIISTETDYATSVYASDLDGDGDMDVLSASSADDKVAWYENLDGLGNFGPQIIISASANFNRSVFSEDVDGDGDMDVLSLSSNPNLVTWFENIDGQGTFGPQQIVTSNVIYPTSVFAADMDGDGDIDVLSTSNGDDKIAWYENLGPLSVAENNLDEFIIYPNPTSGILTVKSPTEIVKLEIYNQLGQLVSKESHQNTINISKTRVGLYFLKIYDINGDCYVKKIVKK
- a CDS encoding tetratricopeptide repeat-containing hybrid sensor histidine kinase/response regulator — its product is MKYLTSIVLLISWLGFAQINPDTVSQKTANDIAVLKDSLIALQQHTHTLLFRGKYDSVILSSIHNIKFAEDIGDIENAYYSRYMMAAAFMHLEDFKNAHLYGEDYLKFTKKTTDNLKMARAYNFIGTLYLTEKKYDSALPFFVKSLPLSLRRKDTLAVSIVYYNLSKIYLNQGQNKKAQNYFKLAKKGITAVDYKRMQTDMKLLEGKLQRALNNPIRAIENFNEAIASTKNGVFLDDTLIEVYLEYSNTLYSLNRFKEAYLMRKKFDSITQIRFEKEKLMAIQNAAAQFSVKEYKEQAQKAELEKKLISERAMVSNLLLFFFIGTAIIMGLFLIILFRSHMGRKKLTQSLKEKNQQLLKAKQEAEELAMAKSKFFSTVSHELRTPLYGVIGLATALLEDKSLKSHQTDLKHLKFSADYLLALINDVLQISKLESNTLKEVKTSFNLNELIQSIVSSFQYALMQNKNKIHVSISENIPQNLVGDRVRLSQILMNLVGNAVKFTSKGNIYILAQMESISNNKVTIKFSVEDTGVGIPKEKQKAIFEEFQQVDSENSKIQGTGLGLTIVKKLLEASNATISLESEPGKGATFSFALTFGIHKQSLESETAHDYNVLRGKKILVVDDNRINQIVTQKIVEKYGMHCTIADSGNIAIEKLKTNMFDLVLMDINMPGKDGMETTKEIRKFNKTIPIVALTAIEVEEMRTKIAASGMNAIIAKPYDTEEFLKIIHNNLINEVELTNQNEKFST